The window GGCATTTGCCGTATTTGTTTTAGAGAATTGGCCTATAAAGGACAAATTCCAGGAGTTAAAAAAGCTAGCTGGTAGTACATGATTGTTGAAAGGAGGTAGCTAAATATGATGACTGACCCAATTGCAGATATGCTAACAAGAATAAGGAATGGGAACAATGCAAAACATGAAACGGTAGATGTTCCTGCTTCAAATATGAAGAAACAAGTAGCTCAGATCCTATTAGATGAAGGGTTTATAAAGAGCTTTGACCTTATAGATGATGGCAAGCAAGGTATTATAAGAATTCAATTGAAATATGGACAAAACAATGAAAAAGTTATAAGTGGTATAAAGAGAATATCAAAACCAGGATTGAGGGTTTATGTTAAAAGCGATGAAATACCAAGAGTTTTAGGGGGACTTGGAATAGCAATTCTTTCAACTTCCAAGGGAGTTATGACAGATAAAGAAGCTAGAAAAGAAGGAATAGGCGGAGAAGTTCTTTGCTACGTTTGGTAATTTACATTGTGTAATCTAAAGGAACAGGAGGTGCACTCATGTCAAGGATAGGATTAAAGCCAATAACTATTCCAGCAGGAGTAGAAGTTAAAATTAATGATAAAAATTTCATGGAAGTTAAGGGTTCTAAAGGAACTCTTACTGAGCAATTAAGTCCTGAAATGGATATAAAAATAGAAGATAATGTTATTACGGTAAATCGTCCAACAGAAAACAAAAAACACAAATCATTGCATGGTTTAACTAGAACTTTAATTGCAAATATGATTCAAGGGGTACAAAACGGATATTCTAAAGTATTAGTAATAGAAGGAACTGGATATCGTGCACAAAAGCAAGGTAAAAAGTTGGTATTAAACCTTGGTTTTTCTCATCCAGTAGAAATGGAAGATCCAGAAGGAATTGAAGTTGAAGTACCACAACCTAATAGAATTATAGTAAAGGGAATTGAAAAACAAAAAGTAGGAAATTATGCAGCAGTAATCAGATCATTAAGAGAACCAGAACCATA is drawn from Sporanaerobacter acetigenes DSM 13106 and contains these coding sequences:
- the rpsH gene encoding 30S ribosomal protein S8, encoding MMTDPIADMLTRIRNGNNAKHETVDVPASNMKKQVAQILLDEGFIKSFDLIDDGKQGIIRIQLKYGQNNEKVISGIKRISKPGLRVYVKSDEIPRVLGGLGIAILSTSKGVMTDKEARKEGIGGEVLCYVW
- the rplF gene encoding 50S ribosomal protein L6; its protein translation is MSRIGLKPITIPAGVEVKINDKNFMEVKGSKGTLTEQLSPEMDIKIEDNVITVNRPTENKKHKSLHGLTRTLIANMIQGVQNGYSKVLVIEGTGYRAQKQGKKLVLNLGFSHPVEMEDPEGIEVEVPQPNRIIVKGIEKQKVGNYAAVIRSLREPEPYKGKGIRYENEHVRRKVGKTGK